A stretch of the Haloplanus aerogenes genome encodes the following:
- a CDS encoding class I SAM-dependent methyltransferase yields the protein MGFHTFDSDRADALEDAAERYRYCSREELHGLVAPHAEMHLADIGSGTGFYTDDLAPHAGTVYAVDVQATMHDHYREKGVPDNVELVEADATDLPFAADELDTVVSTMTFHEFADEAALREVARVLRPGGRLVTVDWDRDGAGDAGPPRDETYGLDDAVSLQTDAGFVVERAERRPETFVTVGRLDE from the coding sequence ATGGGCTTTCACACGTTCGACAGCGACCGGGCGGACGCCTTGGAAGACGCCGCCGAGCGGTATCGCTACTGCTCCCGCGAGGAACTCCACGGCCTCGTCGCGCCCCACGCGGAGATGCACCTCGCCGACATCGGGAGCGGCACCGGCTTCTACACCGACGATCTCGCCCCCCATGCCGGGACCGTCTACGCCGTCGACGTGCAGGCGACCATGCACGACCACTACCGCGAGAAAGGGGTGCCCGACAACGTCGAACTCGTCGAGGCCGACGCCACGGACCTCCCGTTCGCGGCGGACGAACTCGATACGGTCGTCTCGACGATGACGTTCCACGAGTTCGCGGACGAGGCGGCGTTGCGGGAGGTGGCCCGCGTCCTCCGCCCCGGCGGCCGACTCGTCACCGTCGACTGGGACCGCGACGGCGCCGGGGACGCCGGCCCGCCACGCGACGAGACGTACGGCCTCGACGACGCCGTATCCCTCCAGACCGACGCGGGCTTCGTCGTCGAACGCGCGGAACGCCGTCCGGAGACGTTCGTGACGGTGGGACGGCTCGACGAGTGA
- a CDS encoding FAD-dependent oxidoreductase, with translation MRTTALVIGGGATGVGVARDLALRGVDTTLVERGALAAGTTGRSHGVLHSGARYAETDSDDAAACLAENRILRDIAPACIEETGGYFLHLDGDDPDYFERKRTACEELGMAVETLSGAAFRERVPEASPAVERALAVPDAVVSPARLVVANAHAARDAGATLHTHAPVEDIHVDGGEIDRVDVGGRLDATIRADTVVNATGPWAEECAALAGVSVPMRPTRGVMVAVPNPGVDAVLNRCRPPADGDIVVPRADEAVLGTTSVAVGDPDDFERTDAEVERTVAECAAMCPGVDAPVRRTYWGVRPLYAPDEAARGDARAISRDFALLGHRDEGAAGLYTIVGGKLTTYRRMAEATADRVCDRLGVSAACRTAERPLPGADDPAELDGLLDEFGVDAPADGR, from the coding sequence ATGCGGACGACCGCCCTCGTGATCGGCGGCGGCGCGACCGGCGTCGGCGTCGCCCGTGACCTCGCGCTCCGCGGCGTCGACACGACGCTCGTCGAACGCGGCGCCCTCGCCGCGGGCACCACCGGCCGCTCGCACGGCGTTCTCCACAGCGGCGCTCGGTACGCCGAGACCGACTCCGACGACGCCGCGGCCTGTCTCGCCGAGAACCGGATTCTCCGCGACATCGCCCCCGCTTGCATCGAGGAGACGGGCGGCTACTTCCTCCACCTCGACGGCGACGACCCGGACTACTTCGAGCGCAAGCGGACGGCCTGCGAGGAACTGGGGATGGCCGTCGAGACGCTCTCGGGCGCCGCGTTCCGTGAGCGCGTGCCCGAGGCGAGTCCGGCGGTCGAGCGCGCTCTCGCCGTCCCCGACGCCGTCGTCTCCCCGGCACGACTGGTCGTCGCCAACGCCCACGCGGCCCGGGACGCGGGCGCGACGCTCCACACCCACGCGCCGGTCGAGGACATCCACGTCGACGGCGGCGAGATCGACCGAGTCGACGTGGGCGGGCGCCTCGACGCGACGATCCGTGCCGACACCGTCGTCAACGCCACCGGTCCGTGGGCCGAGGAGTGTGCCGCGCTCGCCGGCGTCTCGGTGCCCATGCGCCCCACCCGCGGCGTGATGGTCGCCGTTCCGAACCCCGGCGTCGACGCCGTGTTGAACCGGTGTCGCCCGCCCGCGGACGGCGACATCGTCGTTCCACGCGCCGACGAGGCGGTCCTCGGAACCACGAGCGTCGCCGTCGGCGATCCGGACGACTTCGAGCGGACGGATGCGGAAGTCGAGCGAACGGTCGCGGAGTGTGCGGCGATGTGTCCCGGCGTCGACGCCCCGGTCCGGCGTACCTACTGGGGCGTCCGCCCGCTCTACGCGCCGGACGAAGCGGCGCGAGGCGATGCCCGCGCTATCTCGCGTGACTTCGCCCTGCTCGGCCACCGCGACGAGGGTGCGGCCGGCCTCTACACCATCGTCGGCGGCAAACTCACCACCTACCGGCGGATGGCCGAGGCGACGGCCGACCGGGTGTGTGATCGACTGGGCGTCTCGGCGGCCTGTCGGACGGCGGAGCGGCCGCTTCCCGGCGCGGACGACCCCGCCGAACTCGACGGGCTACTCGACGAATTCGGCGTCGACGCGCCGGCGGACGGGCGGTAG
- a CDS encoding HEWD family protein, whose amino-acid sequence MGVTIRKPTARQCEDCGRKEVWNDATSTWRVARDDGERIAGNVYCIHEWDINGTFVPIEMDGDAADADA is encoded by the coding sequence ATGGGCGTCACTATCAGGAAGCCGACCGCCCGGCAGTGTGAGGACTGCGGGCGGAAGGAGGTCTGGAACGACGCGACGAGCACCTGGCGCGTCGCGCGCGACGACGGCGAGCGAATCGCCGGCAACGTGTACTGCATCCACGAGTGGGACATCAACGGTACGTTCGTCCCCATCGAGATGGACGGGGACGCGGCCGACGCCGACGCGTAG
- the glmU gene encoding bifunctional sugar-1-phosphate nucleotidylyltransferase/acetyltransferase has translation MQTVVLAAGEGTRMRPLTDRRPKPTLPVADRTLVEHVVDGAVDAGANRVVVVVGYAADAVRDALGDRDVAFAVQERQRGTADAVRAARDELDDAPFAVLNGDVLYDRDSLSRLYDAGPAVGAYRVDDPENYGVLELEDDRVRGVIEKPANPTSNLVNAGAYVFPAVARDWLDVAESDRGEYELTDVLTRACETGEVRAVPVDRWLDVGRPWELLAANEWKLGDLERRIAGDVHPDADLRGAVVVEDGATVDAGVVIEGPALVRSGASVGPNAYVRGATLIGAGAKVGHAVEIKNSVLMAGATVGHLSYVGDSVLGRDVNFGAGTTVANLRHDDGDVIVRVKGDPTSTGRRKFGVVCGDDAKTGIDTALNAGVVLGTEARTTPGETVTRDRGRSP, from the coding sequence ATGCAGACCGTCGTCCTCGCGGCCGGGGAAGGAACGCGCATGCGTCCGCTCACCGACCGCCGTCCGAAACCCACCCTGCCCGTCGCGGATCGGACTCTCGTCGAACACGTCGTCGACGGCGCCGTCGACGCCGGCGCGAACCGTGTCGTCGTCGTCGTGGGCTACGCGGCCGACGCCGTCCGCGACGCCCTCGGTGACCGGGACGTGGCGTTCGCCGTTCAGGAGCGCCAGCGCGGCACGGCCGACGCCGTTCGCGCCGCTCGCGACGAACTCGACGACGCCCCCTTCGCCGTCCTGAACGGTGACGTGCTCTACGACCGCGACTCGCTGTCCCGCCTGTACGACGCCGGCCCCGCGGTGGGCGCGTACCGCGTCGACGACCCCGAAAACTACGGTGTGCTGGAGCTAGAGGACGACCGCGTGCGGGGTGTGATCGAGAAGCCCGCGAATCCGACCTCGAACCTCGTCAACGCCGGCGCGTACGTCTTTCCCGCGGTGGCCCGCGACTGGCTCGACGTGGCCGAGAGCGACCGCGGCGAGTACGAACTCACGGACGTGCTGACGCGCGCCTGCGAGACGGGTGAGGTGCGAGCGGTGCCCGTGGACCGCTGGCTCGACGTGGGACGGCCGTGGGAACTCCTCGCCGCCAACGAGTGGAAACTCGGTGATCTGGAGCGCCGGATCGCCGGCGACGTGCATCCCGACGCCGACCTCCGCGGGGCGGTCGTGGTCGAGGACGGGGCGACGGTGGACGCCGGCGTCGTGATCGAAGGCCCGGCGCTCGTCCGGTCGGGTGCGAGCGTCGGGCCGAACGCCTACGTTCGGGGCGCGACGCTGATCGGTGCGGGCGCGAAAGTCGGCCACGCAGTCGAGATCAAAAACAGTGTACTGATGGCGGGTGCGACGGTCGGCCACCTCTCCTACGTCGGTGACAGCGTGCTGGGACGCGACGTGAACTTCGGTGCCGGCACGACCGTCGCCAATCTCCGCCACGACGACGGCGACGTGATCGTCCGGGTGAAAGGCGATCCCACCTCGACGGGACGCCGCAAGTTCGGCGTCGTCTGCGGCGACGACGCAAAGACGGGCATCGACACGGCGCTGAACGCGGGCGTCGTCCTCGGGACCGAGGCACGGACGACACCGGGCGAGACGGTGACGCGGGATCGCGGCCGGTCGCCCTGA
- a CDS encoding phosphoglycolate phosphatase has translation MVPPLVLDIDGTLTTPTGGIDPRAFEALPAWDAPIVLATGKAFPYPVALCHFLQIPEQVIAEHGGVVYADDEVRVTVDSERPWQAAEAFVDRGGDLGWGAADTVNRWRETEVAVNLDADEALLRAVAEEFDLDVVDTGYAYHLVTPGVAKGDGLRSVATALGLDPADFVAVGDSENDVSTFEAAGESFAVANADDRARAAADHVTDGAHMDGTLEVLAALQ, from the coding sequence ATGGTGCCGCCGCTCGTGCTCGACATCGACGGAACGCTGACCACGCCGACGGGCGGGATCGACCCCCGTGCCTTCGAGGCGTTGCCGGCGTGGGACGCCCCCATCGTCCTCGCGACGGGCAAGGCGTTTCCCTATCCGGTCGCGCTCTGTCACTTTCTCCAGATTCCCGAGCAGGTGATCGCGGAACACGGCGGCGTCGTCTACGCCGACGACGAGGTGCGGGTGACGGTCGACTCCGAGCGGCCGTGGCAGGCGGCGGAGGCGTTCGTCGACCGCGGCGGCGACCTCGGGTGGGGCGCCGCGGATACGGTCAACCGCTGGCGGGAGACGGAGGTGGCGGTCAACCTCGACGCCGACGAGGCGCTCCTCCGCGCCGTCGCCGAGGAGTTCGACCTCGACGTGGTCGATACGGGTTACGCCTACCACCTCGTGACGCCGGGCGTCGCGAAGGGTGACGGGCTCCGGTCAGTGGCGACGGCGCTCGGCCTCGACCCCGCCGACTTCGTCGCCGTCGGAGACAGCGAGAACGACGTGTCGACGTTCGAGGCGGCCGGCGAATCCTTCGCCGTCGCGAACGCGGACGACCGGGCGCGTGCCGCCGCCGACCACGTCACCGACGGGGCGCATATGGACGGCACGCTGGAGGTCCTCGCGGCGCTACAGTGA
- a CDS encoding HPP family protein, translated as MSRHRLGTSCYAGVLFTVLGAVAWLSGQPFVFPSLGPSAFLLAFERRGDRSRLFRVVASHAIGGVAGLLAYTALGAGATLTATPPGSAAGLHLVASGICSIVLTSWGMIATDTNHAPACATTLIVSLGLLSTPMQVATIVVSVVVLVVVHGAVVAGFERVVGDTHPRYAD; from the coding sequence ATCAGTCGCCACCGCCTCGGGACGAGCTGCTACGCGGGCGTCCTGTTTACCGTCCTCGGCGCCGTCGCGTGGCTCAGCGGCCAGCCGTTCGTCTTCCCGAGTCTCGGCCCCTCGGCATTCCTGCTCGCCTTCGAGCGGCGGGGCGACCGAAGTCGGCTGTTTCGCGTCGTCGCCAGCCACGCCATCGGCGGCGTCGCCGGCCTCCTCGCGTACACCGCACTCGGCGCGGGCGCGACGCTCACCGCGACGCCGCCGGGGTCGGCCGCCGGCCTCCACCTCGTCGCCAGCGGCATCTGTTCCATCGTCCTCACCAGTTGGGGGATGATCGCCACCGACACGAACCACGCGCCGGCGTGTGCGACGACGCTCATCGTCTCGCTCGGCCTGCTGTCGACGCCGATGCAGGTGGCCACTATCGTCGTGAGCGTCGTCGTCCTCGTCGTCGTCCACGGCGCCGTCGTCGCGGGATTCGAACGCGTCGTCGGGGACACTCACCCGCGCTACGCGGACTAA
- the cutA gene encoding divalent-cation tolerance protein CutA, which translates to MTDDASADADAPVTAYVTAPRDAAADLARRLVDARLAACVNVVDCTSTYRWDGAVHEGAESILLAKTTAERYADLTDRIVEWHPHGVPCIERIDAADAHDPFAAWCADAVSD; encoded by the coding sequence ATGACCGACGACGCAAGCGCCGACGCGGACGCGCCGGTGACGGCCTACGTTACCGCTCCCCGCGACGCCGCGGCCGACCTCGCGCGCCGCCTCGTCGACGCGCGACTCGCCGCCTGCGTCAACGTCGTCGACTGCACCTCTACCTACCGCTGGGACGGCGCCGTTCACGAGGGCGCGGAGTCGATTCTGCTGGCGAAGACGACGGCCGAGCGCTACGCGGATCTGACCGACCGAATCGTCGAGTGGCATCCCCACGGGGTGCCCTGTATCGAACGGATCGACGCCGCGGACGCCCACGACCCGTTCGCGGCGTGGTGTGCGGACGCCGTCTCGGATTAG